Proteins encoded by one window of Dendropsophus ebraccatus isolate aDenEbr1 chromosome 4, aDenEbr1.pat, whole genome shotgun sequence:
- the RAF1 gene encoding RAF proto-oncogene serine/threonine-protein kinase isoform X1: MEHIQGAWMKISNGFGFKDSVFDGPSCMSPTIMQQFAYQRRASDDGKLGDPSKASSTIRVYLPNKQRTVVNVRSGMSLHDCLMKALKVRGLQPECCAVFRLLQDTKGKQRLDWSTDAMSLIGAELQVDFLDHVPLTTHNFVRKTFLKLAFCDICQKFLLNGFRCQTCGYKFHEHCSTKVPTMCVDWSNIRQLLRLFPNTNNVDGSTPSLPSMRRMRESVRGPASSQHRYSTPHAFTFTTPNPSSECSLSQRQRSTSTPNVHMVSTTMPVDSRMIEDAVRTHSESGSPNNLSPTGWSQSKTPAPTHREKSAVSSSQEKNKIRSRGQRDSSYYWEIEASEVMLSSRIGSGSFGTVYKGKWHGDVAVKILKVTDPTPEQLQAFRNEVAVLRKTRHVNILLFMGYMTKENLAIVTQWCEGSSLYKHLHVQETKFQMFQLIDIARQTAQGMDYLHAKNIIHRDMKSNNIFLHEGLTVKIGDFGLATVKSRWSGSQQVEQPTGSILWMAPEVIRLQDNNPFSFQSDVYSYGIVLYELMTGELPYSHIRDRDQIIFLVGRGCLVPDLSKLYKNCPKAMKRLVADCVQKVKEERPLFPQILSSIELLQHSLPKINRSASEPSLHRATHTEDINSCTLTSTRLPVF, encoded by the exons ATGGAGCATATTCAGGGAGCATGGATGAAGATCAGCAATGGATTTGGTTTTAAGGACTCTGTGTTTGATGGGCCCAGCTGCATGTCACCAACCATTATGCAACAGTTTGCGTATCAACGGCGAGCGTCTGAtgatggaaagctgggtgacccctctAAGGCGAGCAGTACTATCAGAGTCTACCTACCTAATAAGCAGAGGACTGTT GTTAATGTACGGAGCGGAATGAGTTTACACGACTGTCTTATGAAAGCTTTGAAGGTGCGAGGCCTCCAGCCAGAATGTTGCGCTGTTTTCCGTCTTCTGCAGGATACCAAAGG AAAACAGCGGCTGGACTGGAGCACCGACGCGATGTCCTTAATAGGGGCAGAGCTTCAAGTGGATTTCTTGGATCATGTCCCACTCACAACCCATAATTTT GTACGAAAGACTTTCTTGAAGTTGGCCTTCTGTGACATCTGTCAGAAGTTTCTCCTGAATGGTTTCCGGTGTCAGACGTGCGGGTACAAGTTTCACGAGCACTGCAGCACCAAGGTCCCGACCATGTGTGTGGACTGGAGCAATATCCGACAATTACT CAGATTGTTTCCAAACACAAATAATGTAGACGGCAGCACACCTTCATTACCATCAATGCGACGGATGCGGGAATCAGTCCGTGGCCCAGCAAG TTCTCAGCACAGATATTCTACACCTCATGCCTTCACCTTCACAACTCCAAATCCGTCTTCAGAGTGTTCCCTTTCTCAAAGACAGAGGTCCACATCTACGCCCAATGTCCACATGGTCAGCACAACAATGCCTGTGGATAGCAGAATGATAGAG GATGCTGTAAGAACACATAGTGAATCAG GGAGTCCAAATAACTTGAGTCCTACAGGATGGTCTCAGTCCAAAACCCCAGCTCCAACGCACAGAGAGAAATCAGCAGTGTCcagcagccaggagaaaaataaaata CGCTCCCGTGGACAGAGAGATTCCAGTTACTACTGGGAAATAGAGGCAAGCGAGGTCATGCTGTCCTCCAGAATAGGATCAGGATCTTTTGGGACAGTATACAAAGGCAAATGGCACG GTGATGTGGCAGTAAAAATCCTTAAAGTTACAGATCCAACCCCAGAACAGTTGCAGGCTTTTAGAAATGAAGTTGCTGTTCTCAG GAAAACGCGACATGTGAATATTCTGCTCTTCATGGGTTACATGACAAAAGAAAACTTGGCTATTGTCACACAATGGTGTGAGGGCAGCAGTCTCTACAAACATCTGCATGTACAGGAGACCAAATTCCAGATGTTTCAGCTGATAGACATTGCCAGACAGACCGCACAAGGCATGGA CTATTTACATGCAAAGAACATTATCCACAGAGACATGAAGTCAAACA ACATCTTTCTGCATGAAGGGTTAACAGTAAAAATTGGTGACTTTGGACTGGCCACGGTCAAGTCTCGATGGAGCGGTTCACAGCAGGTGGAGCAGCCGACTGGATCGATCCTGTGGATG GCTCCAGAAGTCATTCGGTTGCAGGATAATAATCCCTTCAGTTTCCAGTCAGATGTTTATTCGTATGGTATTGTCCTGTATGAACTGATGACCGGGGAGCTGCCATATTCTCACATCAGGGACCGAGACCAG ATTATATTTTTGGTCGGACGGGGATGTTTGGTGCCTGATCTTAGCAAGTTGTATAAGAATTGTCCCAAAGCAATGAAGCGGCTGGTAGCAGACTGTGTGCAGAAAGTCAAGGAGGAAAGACCCCTGTTTCCTCAA ATCCTCTCTTCCATCGAGCTGTTACAACACTCTCTGCCTAAAATCAACCGAAGTGCTTCAGAGCCCTCCCTGCACCGTGCCACCCACACAGAAGACATTAATTCATGTACGTTGACGTCCACACGGTTGCCAGTTTTCTGA
- the RAF1 gene encoding RAF proto-oncogene serine/threonine-protein kinase isoform X2 produces the protein MEHIQGAWMKISNGFGFKDSVFDGPSCMSPTIMQQFAYQRRASDDGKLGDPSKASSTIRVYLPNKQRTVVNVRSGMSLHDCLMKALKVRGLQPECCAVFRLLQDTKGKQRLDWSTDAMSLIGAELQVDFLDHVPLTTHNFVRKTFLKLAFCDICQKFLLNGFRCQTCGYKFHEHCSTKVPTMCVDWSNIRQLLLFPNTNNVDGSTPSLPSMRRMRESVRGPASSQHRYSTPHAFTFTTPNPSSECSLSQRQRSTSTPNVHMVSTTMPVDSRMIEDAVRTHSESGSPNNLSPTGWSQSKTPAPTHREKSAVSSSQEKNKIRSRGQRDSSYYWEIEASEVMLSSRIGSGSFGTVYKGKWHGDVAVKILKVTDPTPEQLQAFRNEVAVLRKTRHVNILLFMGYMTKENLAIVTQWCEGSSLYKHLHVQETKFQMFQLIDIARQTAQGMDYLHAKNIIHRDMKSNNIFLHEGLTVKIGDFGLATVKSRWSGSQQVEQPTGSILWMAPEVIRLQDNNPFSFQSDVYSYGIVLYELMTGELPYSHIRDRDQIIFLVGRGCLVPDLSKLYKNCPKAMKRLVADCVQKVKEERPLFPQILSSIELLQHSLPKINRSASEPSLHRATHTEDINSCTLTSTRLPVF, from the exons ATGGAGCATATTCAGGGAGCATGGATGAAGATCAGCAATGGATTTGGTTTTAAGGACTCTGTGTTTGATGGGCCCAGCTGCATGTCACCAACCATTATGCAACAGTTTGCGTATCAACGGCGAGCGTCTGAtgatggaaagctgggtgacccctctAAGGCGAGCAGTACTATCAGAGTCTACCTACCTAATAAGCAGAGGACTGTT GTTAATGTACGGAGCGGAATGAGTTTACACGACTGTCTTATGAAAGCTTTGAAGGTGCGAGGCCTCCAGCCAGAATGTTGCGCTGTTTTCCGTCTTCTGCAGGATACCAAAGG AAAACAGCGGCTGGACTGGAGCACCGACGCGATGTCCTTAATAGGGGCAGAGCTTCAAGTGGATTTCTTGGATCATGTCCCACTCACAACCCATAATTTT GTACGAAAGACTTTCTTGAAGTTGGCCTTCTGTGACATCTGTCAGAAGTTTCTCCTGAATGGTTTCCGGTGTCAGACGTGCGGGTACAAGTTTCACGAGCACTGCAGCACCAAGGTCCCGACCATGTGTGTGGACTGGAGCAATATCCGACAATTACT ATTGTTTCCAAACACAAATAATGTAGACGGCAGCACACCTTCATTACCATCAATGCGACGGATGCGGGAATCAGTCCGTGGCCCAGCAAG TTCTCAGCACAGATATTCTACACCTCATGCCTTCACCTTCACAACTCCAAATCCGTCTTCAGAGTGTTCCCTTTCTCAAAGACAGAGGTCCACATCTACGCCCAATGTCCACATGGTCAGCACAACAATGCCTGTGGATAGCAGAATGATAGAG GATGCTGTAAGAACACATAGTGAATCAG GGAGTCCAAATAACTTGAGTCCTACAGGATGGTCTCAGTCCAAAACCCCAGCTCCAACGCACAGAGAGAAATCAGCAGTGTCcagcagccaggagaaaaataaaata CGCTCCCGTGGACAGAGAGATTCCAGTTACTACTGGGAAATAGAGGCAAGCGAGGTCATGCTGTCCTCCAGAATAGGATCAGGATCTTTTGGGACAGTATACAAAGGCAAATGGCACG GTGATGTGGCAGTAAAAATCCTTAAAGTTACAGATCCAACCCCAGAACAGTTGCAGGCTTTTAGAAATGAAGTTGCTGTTCTCAG GAAAACGCGACATGTGAATATTCTGCTCTTCATGGGTTACATGACAAAAGAAAACTTGGCTATTGTCACACAATGGTGTGAGGGCAGCAGTCTCTACAAACATCTGCATGTACAGGAGACCAAATTCCAGATGTTTCAGCTGATAGACATTGCCAGACAGACCGCACAAGGCATGGA CTATTTACATGCAAAGAACATTATCCACAGAGACATGAAGTCAAACA ACATCTTTCTGCATGAAGGGTTAACAGTAAAAATTGGTGACTTTGGACTGGCCACGGTCAAGTCTCGATGGAGCGGTTCACAGCAGGTGGAGCAGCCGACTGGATCGATCCTGTGGATG GCTCCAGAAGTCATTCGGTTGCAGGATAATAATCCCTTCAGTTTCCAGTCAGATGTTTATTCGTATGGTATTGTCCTGTATGAACTGATGACCGGGGAGCTGCCATATTCTCACATCAGGGACCGAGACCAG ATTATATTTTTGGTCGGACGGGGATGTTTGGTGCCTGATCTTAGCAAGTTGTATAAGAATTGTCCCAAAGCAATGAAGCGGCTGGTAGCAGACTGTGTGCAGAAAGTCAAGGAGGAAAGACCCCTGTTTCCTCAA ATCCTCTCTTCCATCGAGCTGTTACAACACTCTCTGCCTAAAATCAACCGAAGTGCTTCAGAGCCCTCCCTGCACCGTGCCACCCACACAGAAGACATTAATTCATGTACGTTGACGTCCACACGGTTGCCAGTTTTCTGA